Proteins encoded by one window of Sphingomonas ginkgonis:
- a CDS encoding putative bifunctional diguanylate cyclase/phosphodiesterase, with product MIAARLPDGESAALAQGVEDGASPFRDAQLIARGQLAPFFAAANMVAALLAVGGLWGSVKPGYLLGWMAAVGGLNFLLMHWARNQAVTCVGRSGRPVPQWMMLADVLARAFVWMSLPLWQFANLDPGAQLIAASILAGLGVAALGLIVVPSCALAWVSAFTAGLCTVLFVGRASVPFQHMLSIIFTMGVAVFGVLTVARWALHQLKTNADMGSASESASLLLQEYEQRGVGWLWQVDGDNRVTYISSRMTALLGRPANALLGHSLPALLGGHAELGRVLLGKQPFNALEMELKTPRGTRWISMAGDPIIDTAGRFEGFRGVGSDITDIRQTQERLTHLANMDVLSGLPNRGRVRQLLGEALRQATVSNVPCAIMFLDLDGFKPVNDTFGHPKGDAVLQAVAKRLCDEVGPEGTVGRMGGDEFAIVIPDGQSRKKVEQLADRIIVSIREPYMIDQTEIRIGVSVGCAFGPIDGATVDDLILKADLALYQAKDAGRGVARYFSSELQSEQDDRVRLEGDIRAAIDSRQFHLAFQPLVSAKTQKLVGFEALIRWNHPKRGFVPPNVFIPVAEECGLMGPLGEFVVDEACRAAAQWPEPITVALNISPKQIILPSLPNTVSQALGRYKIPGNRIELEVTEGVFLGDNNQTLDVLSRLRALGVGIALDDFGTGYSSIGYLNKAVFHKLKIDGSFVREAGTRPENVAIIQSIVQLAKSFRMNVTAEGVETAEDFERMRDLGVDTIQGYLFGRPLSFDRANQMVTGLASKRMAG from the coding sequence ATGATTGCCGCCCGGCTTCCGGACGGCGAATCGGCTGCGCTCGCGCAGGGCGTGGAGGACGGCGCCTCGCCGTTCCGCGACGCCCAGCTGATCGCCCGCGGCCAGCTCGCTCCCTTCTTCGCCGCCGCCAACATGGTCGCCGCGCTGCTCGCCGTCGGCGGGCTGTGGGGGTCGGTCAAGCCCGGCTACCTGCTCGGCTGGATGGCCGCGGTGGGCGGCCTCAACTTCCTCCTCATGCACTGGGCGCGCAACCAGGCGGTGACCTGCGTCGGCCGCTCCGGCCGGCCGGTCCCGCAATGGATGATGCTCGCCGACGTGCTCGCCCGCGCGTTCGTCTGGATGAGCCTGCCGCTGTGGCAGTTCGCCAATCTCGATCCCGGCGCGCAGCTGATCGCCGCCTCGATTCTCGCCGGGCTCGGAGTCGCCGCGCTCGGCCTCATCGTCGTCCCCTCCTGCGCGCTGGCCTGGGTCAGCGCCTTCACCGCCGGCCTCTGCACCGTCCTCTTCGTCGGCCGGGCCAGCGTGCCCTTCCAGCACATGCTGTCGATCATCTTCACCATGGGTGTGGCGGTGTTCGGGGTGCTGACGGTCGCCCGCTGGGCGCTGCACCAGCTCAAGACCAACGCCGACATGGGCTCGGCCAGCGAGAGCGCCTCGCTCCTGCTCCAGGAATATGAGCAGCGCGGCGTGGGCTGGCTGTGGCAGGTCGATGGCGACAACCGCGTCACCTACATCAGCTCGCGCATGACCGCGCTGCTCGGCCGTCCGGCCAACGCCCTGCTCGGCCACTCGCTCCCCGCGCTGCTCGGCGGTCATGCCGAGCTCGGCCGGGTGCTGCTCGGCAAGCAGCCGTTCAACGCGCTCGAGATGGAATTGAAGACCCCGCGCGGGACCCGCTGGATTTCGATGGCGGGCGACCCGATCATCGACACCGCCGGCCGCTTCGAGGGCTTCCGCGGGGTCGGCAGCGACATCACCGACATCCGCCAGACGCAGGAGCGGCTGACCCACCTCGCCAACATGGACGTGCTGTCGGGCCTGCCCAACCGCGGCCGGGTCCGCCAGCTGCTCGGCGAGGCGCTCCGCCAGGCGACGGTCAGCAATGTCCCCTGCGCGATCATGTTCCTCGATCTCGACGGGTTCAAGCCGGTCAACGACACGTTCGGCCATCCCAAGGGCGACGCCGTCCTTCAGGCGGTCGCCAAACGGCTGTGCGACGAGGTCGGTCCGGAGGGCACCGTCGGCCGCATGGGCGGCGACGAGTTCGCCATCGTCATTCCCGACGGGCAGAGCCGCAAGAAGGTCGAGCAGCTCGCCGACCGGATCATCGTCTCGATCCGCGAACCCTATATGATCGACCAGACCGAGATCCGCATCGGCGTCTCGGTCGGCTGTGCCTTCGGCCCAATCGACGGGGCGACGGTCGACGACCTCATCCTCAAGGCCGACCTCGCGCTCTACCAGGCGAAGGATGCCGGCCGCGGGGTCGCCCGCTATTTCTCCTCCGAGCTCCAGTCGGAGCAGGACGACCGGGTCCGGCTCGAGGGCGACATCCGCGCCGCGATCGACAGCCGCCAGTTCCACCTCGCCTTCCAGCCGCTGGTCAGCGCCAAGACCCAGAAGCTGGTCGGGTTCGAGGCGCTCATTCGCTGGAACCACCCCAAGCGCGGCTTCGTGCCCCCCAACGTGTTCATCCCGGTCGCGGAGGAATGCGGCCTGATGGGCCCGCTCGGCGAGTTCGTGGTCGACGAGGCCTGCCGCGCCGCCGCGCAATGGCCCGAGCCGATCACCGTCGCGCTCAACATCAGCCCCAAGCAGATCATCCTGCCCTCGCTGCCCAACACGGTCAGCCAGGCGCTCGGCCGCTACAAGATCCCGGGCAACCGGATCGAGCTGGAGGTCACCGAGGGCGTCTTCCTTGGCGACAACAACCAGACGCTCGACGTCCTCAGCCGCCTTCGCGCGCTCGGCGTCGGCATCGCGCTGGACGACTTCGGCACCGGCTATTCGTCGATCGGCTATCTGAACAAGGCCGTCTTCCACAAGCTGAAGATCGACGGCAGCTTCGTCCGCGAGGCCGGCACGAGGCCCGAGAATGTCGCGATCATCCAGTCGATCGTCCAGCTCGCCAAGAGCTTCCGGATGAACGTCACCGCGGAAGGGGTCGAGACGGCCGAGGATTTCGAGCGGATGCGCGATCTCGGGGTCGACACGATCCAGGGCTATCTGTTCGGCCGCCCGCTGTCGTTCGACCGCGCCAACCAGATGGTGACGGGGCTCGCCTCCAAGCGCATGGCCGGCTGA
- a CDS encoding M1 family metallopeptidase produces MTPTRRAAALLLLAVAACRQDPEPRATGPAEPAAAPLLRGADAVDSHSLARPEVARVTHVSLDLAVDFDARTIGGTATLDLQRRPDAREILLDSKGLAIEAVADQRGRPLDYRLGARDPNLGSPLAIALRPDTRRLAIRYHSAPDAAALQWLTPQQTAGRQQPFLFSQGEAIETRSWIPTQDSPSIRQSWDATIHVPAGMTAVMSAPRAAEPITQGGESVFSYRMPHSVAPYMIAIAVGDLAFRSLGPRSGVWAEPATLPAAARELGDTEKMIDAAEQLYGPYRWGRYDMIILPPAFPFGGMENPTLTFLTPTFLAGDRSLVSLVAHELAHSWSGNLATNATWNDFWLNEGLTTYAERRIVETLYGPKVAAQQVALGIDALNQAVKDAGGPTGADTRLHLDLKGRNPDDGLTDIAYEKGAAFMRMLEKAVGRPAFDAFLKGWFDRHAFQPVTSAIFLADLRQHLVKGDAALENRLQLDRWVYQPGIPANAVPADPQAFATVDRAVAAYARGGQPDLAAWRGWDTDERLRFLNRLPRKLPAARLAALDQGFGLDRIGNSEVRFAWLSLAVANRFDPALPSLEQFLTGQGRGKFVKPLFTALAKDPEWGLPIARRLYARARPGYHPLVTRDLDKLKLS; encoded by the coding sequence ATGACCCCGACCCGCCGCGCCGCCGCCCTCCTCCTCCTGGCGGTCGCCGCCTGCCGGCAGGACCCGGAGCCGCGCGCGACCGGTCCGGCCGAGCCCGCCGCCGCCCCGCTGCTGCGCGGCGCCGACGCGGTCGACAGCCACAGCCTCGCCCGCCCCGAGGTGGCTCGGGTCACCCATGTCTCGCTCGACCTCGCGGTCGACTTCGACGCGCGCACCATCGGCGGCACCGCCACGCTCGACCTCCAGCGCCGCCCCGACGCCCGCGAGATCCTGCTCGACAGCAAGGGGCTGGCGATCGAGGCGGTTGCCGACCAGCGCGGCCGGCCGCTCGACTATCGGCTCGGCGCCCGCGATCCCAACCTCGGCAGCCCGCTCGCCATCGCGCTCCGGCCCGACACCCGGCGGCTGGCGATCCGCTATCACAGCGCGCCCGACGCCGCCGCGCTGCAGTGGCTGACCCCGCAGCAGACCGCGGGCCGCCAGCAGCCCTTCCTGTTCAGCCAGGGCGAGGCGATCGAAACCCGCAGCTGGATCCCGACCCAGGATTCCCCAAGCATCCGCCAGAGCTGGGACGCGACCATCCACGTTCCCGCCGGGATGACCGCGGTGATGAGCGCGCCGCGCGCCGCCGAGCCGATCACCCAGGGCGGCGAGAGCGTCTTTTCCTACCGAATGCCCCACTCGGTCGCGCCCTACATGATCGCGATCGCGGTCGGCGACCTCGCCTTCCGGTCGCTCGGGCCGCGCTCGGGGGTGTGGGCCGAGCCCGCCACCCTCCCCGCCGCCGCGCGCGAGCTCGGCGATACCGAGAAGATGATCGACGCCGCCGAGCAGCTCTACGGCCCGTATCGCTGGGGCCGCTACGACATGATCATCCTGCCCCCCGCCTTCCCCTTTGGCGGGATGGAGAACCCGACCCTCACTTTCCTCACCCCGACCTTCCTCGCCGGGGACCGCAGCCTCGTCAGCCTCGTCGCCCACGAGCTCGCCCACAGCTGGTCGGGCAATCTCGCCACCAACGCGACGTGGAACGACTTCTGGCTCAACGAGGGGCTGACCACCTATGCCGAGCGGCGGATCGTCGAGACGCTCTACGGCCCGAAGGTCGCCGCGCAGCAGGTCGCGCTCGGGATCGACGCCCTCAACCAGGCGGTGAAGGACGCCGGTGGTCCGACCGGCGCCGACACCCGCCTCCACCTCGACCTCAAGGGCCGCAACCCCGACGACGGGCTGACCGACATCGCCTACGAGAAGGGCGCCGCCTTCATGCGGATGCTCGAGAAGGCGGTCGGCCGCCCCGCTTTCGACGCCTTCCTCAAGGGCTGGTTCGACCGCCACGCCTTCCAGCCGGTGACCTCGGCGATATTCCTCGCCGACCTCCGCCAGCACCTCGTCAAGGGCGATGCCGCGCTTGAGAACAGGCTCCAACTCGACCGCTGGGTCTACCAGCCCGGGATCCCCGCCAACGCCGTTCCCGCCGACCCGCAGGCGTTCGCCACGGTCGACCGCGCGGTCGCCGCCTATGCCCGCGGCGGCCAGCCCGACCTCGCCGCCTGGCGCGGGTGGGACACCGACGAGCGGCTGCGCTTCCTCAACCGGCTCCCGCGCAAGCTCCCCGCCGCCCGTCTCGCCGCGCTCGACCAGGGCTTCGGGCTCGATCGCATCGGCAACAGCGAGGTGCGCTTCGCCTGGCTCAGCCTCGCCGTCGCCAACCGCTTCGACCCGGCGCTGCCCAGCCTCGAGCAGTTCCTCACCGGGCAGGGTCGCGGCAAGTTCGTGAAGCCGCTGTTCACCGCGCTTGCAAAAGACCCCGAGTGGGGCCTGCCGATCGCCCGCCGCCTCTACGCCAGGGCGCGGCCGGGCTATCACCCGCTGGTCACGCGCGACCTCGACAAGCTGAAGCTTTCTTAA
- a CDS encoding sensor histidine kinase — translation MATSVAPAAVPAHAQQPHPKVRSPARPILKGVGLDAPFFQDKNRAFWTLQSIGWSGYFILRLLSGFANNMGAMFVVHTLLLTATGYSLTLLMGSLFRRLITMRAALTVILSLIAVMVAALSFSIIETWSYATFLKPGAKPVGVAYLGAILLNFALLAAWSALYYGINYYLLLEEEIDQRTALELQASSAQLAMLRYQLNPHFLFNTLNSISTLVLLKQTERANAMLARLSSFLRYTLVNEPTAQVTLAQEVETLKLYLEIEKMRFEDRLRPHFKIDPATIGARLPSLLLQPLIENAIKYAVTPSETGADIWLRATREGAGVRIEVTDTGCEGCDGLSATQSTGVGLANIRDRLAQAYGAAQSFTTRANEDGGFSVIIDIPLDARPLDSRP, via the coding sequence ATGGCGACCAGCGTAGCTCCGGCGGCGGTCCCCGCGCACGCCCAGCAGCCGCACCCCAAGGTGCGCTCGCCGGCGCGCCCGATCCTCAAGGGCGTGGGGCTCGACGCCCCCTTTTTCCAGGACAAGAACCGCGCCTTCTGGACGCTCCAGTCGATCGGCTGGAGCGGCTATTTCATCCTCCGCCTGCTGAGCGGCTTCGCCAACAACATGGGGGCGATGTTCGTCGTCCACACGCTGCTGCTGACGGCGACCGGCTATTCGCTGACGCTGCTGATGGGGTCGCTGTTCCGCCGCCTCATCACCATGCGCGCGGCGCTGACCGTCATCCTCTCGCTGATCGCGGTAATGGTCGCGGCGCTGTCCTTCTCGATCATCGAGACGTGGAGCTACGCCACCTTCCTCAAGCCCGGGGCCAAGCCGGTCGGGGTCGCCTATCTCGGCGCCATCCTCCTCAACTTCGCGCTGCTCGCGGCCTGGTCGGCGCTCTACTACGGGATCAACTACTACCTCCTGCTCGAGGAGGAGATCGACCAGCGCACGGCGCTCGAGCTGCAGGCGTCGAGCGCGCAGCTGGCGATGCTTCGCTACCAGCTCAACCCGCACTTCCTGTTCAATACGCTGAACAGCATCTCGACGCTGGTGCTGCTGAAGCAGACCGAGCGGGCCAACGCGATGCTGGCGCGGCTGTCGAGCTTCCTCCGCTACACGCTGGTCAACGAACCGACTGCCCAGGTGACCCTGGCGCAGGAGGTGGAGACGCTGAAGCTCTATCTCGAGATCGAGAAGATGCGGTTCGAGGACCGGCTCCGCCCGCACTTCAAGATCGACCCGGCGACGATCGGCGCGCGGCTGCCCTCGCTGCTGCTCCAGCCGCTGATCGAGAATGCGATCAAATATGCGGTGACTCCGAGCGAGACCGGGGCGGACATCTGGCTCCGCGCGACGCGCGAGGGGGCGGGGGTGCGGATCGAGGTGACGGACACCGGCTGCGAGGGATGCGACGGGCTCTCCGCCACCCAGTCGACCGGAGTCGGCCTGGCGAACATCAGGGACCGTCTGGCGCAAGCCTATGGTGCGGCCCAGAGCTTCACGACACGAGCGAACGAAGACGGGGGATTCAGCGTTATCATCGACATTCCGCTCGACGCGCGGCCACTCGACAGCCGCCCATGA